A single genomic interval of Camelina sativa cultivar DH55 chromosome 11, Cs, whole genome shotgun sequence harbors:
- the LOC109124435 gene encoding hypersensitive-induced response protein 1, whose protein sequence is MGNLFCCVQVDQSTVAIKETFGKFEDVLEPGCHFLPWCLGSQVAGYLSLRVQQLDVRCETKTKDNVFVNVVASIQYRALANKANDAFYKLSNTRSQIQAYVFDVIRASVPKLLLDDVFEQKNDIAKAVEEELEKAMSAYGYEIVQTLIVDIEPDEHVKRAMNEINAAARMRLAANEKAEAEKILQIKRAEGEAESKYLSGMGIARQRQAIVDGLRDSVLGFAVNVPGTTAKDVMDMVLVTQYFDTMKEIGASSKSSAVFIPHGPGAVRDVAAQIRDGLLQGSSTNM, encoded by the exons atgggaaatttgttttgttgcgTTCAAGTGGATCAGTCAACTGTGGCGATCAAAGAGACTTTTGGGAAATTCGAAGATGTTCTTGAACCTGGTTGCCATTTTCTTCCTTGGTGTCTTGGTAGTCAAGTTGCTGGCTACCTCTCTTTGAGGGTTCAGCAGTTAGACGTTCGTTGCGAGACTAAGACAAAG GACAATGTGTTTGTTAATGTTGTTGCATCGATTCAGTACCGTGCCTTGGCTAATAAGGCGAATGATGCGTTCTACAAACTCAGTAACACTAGGAGTCAGATTCAGGCCTATGTGTTTGATG TCATTAGAGCAAGTGTCCCGAAGTTGCTTCTTGATGATGTCTTTGAGCAGAAGAATGACATTGCTAAAGCTGTTGAAGAAGAGCTCGAGAAG GCAATGTCGGCTTACGGTTATGAGATTGTGCAAACTCTCATTGTTGATATCGAGCCTGATGAACATGTCAAACGAGCCATGAACGAAATCAATGCTG CTGCAAGGATGAGATTGGCTGCAAACGAAAAGGCAGAGGCCGAGAAAATCCTGCAGATTAAGCGAGCTGAAGGTGAAGCTGAGTCCAAGTACCTCTCAGGAATGGGTATCGCACGTCAGAGACAAGCGATTGTAGACGGACTACGCGATAGTGTGTTGGGTTTCGCTGTGAATGTGCCTGGGACAACTGCTAAAGATGTGATGGACATGGTGCTTGTTACACAGTACTTTGACACAATGAAGGAGATTGGTGCTAGCTCCAAATCCTCTGCAGTGTTCATACCGCATGGACCAGGAGCTGTTCGTGATGTGGCTGCTCAGATCAGAGATGGCCTTCTTCAGGGCTCGTCCACCAACATGTGA
- the LOC104726875 gene encoding nucleolar protein 58-like, with protein MGETEEKVKNHGDNKEEEHNKVEKTEKKEKKDKDKKDKHEDDKNGGGEEGEDQEKKSKKKDKKAKKEKNPEDKKDPQKLKTKLQKIEDKIQAMVFKKDEILKLIHEAEQAKPSTAAVDAPPATN; from the coding sequence ATGGGAGAAACagaagagaaagtgaagaaCCATGGTGATAATAAAGAAGAGGAACACAACAAAGttgagaaaacagagaagaaggagaagaaggataaAGATAAGAAGGATAAGCACGAGGACGATAAAAATGgcggaggagaagaaggagaagaccaagaaaagaagagcaagaagaaagataagaaggcgaagaaagagaagaacccTGAAGATAAGAAAGATCCTCAGAAGTTGAAGACGAAGCTTCAGAAGATTGAAGACAAGATTCAAGCTATGGTCTTCAAGAAAGATGAGATTCTGAAGCTTATTCATGAGGCTGAACAAGCTAAGCCTAGTACTGCTGCTGTAGATGCACCACCAGCAACTAACTAA
- the LOC104726876 gene encoding uncharacterized protein LOC104726876 isoform X2, translating into MDNNYNYHQQQQWRPAPTQPNICPICTAPHFPFCQPYPPPSSFPHNPSFPPHFNSPRPGPPVRPQSHYPPWQPPHHGNQLRPFAVDGDMEADRSFKRARIDAIGGGSPGYGVVSESPRVSWENERRLKMVRDHGYGLTQQSQGMNHHYGRSDYRNGVQQFNGVAHPPPPPPQPHHPSPYGGYFGGPNGQPPLPVSPPPPLPPSHSPSQPSSLFPVTTNSSAAVTLSSSSSYPRMPNASPSSVQLAPTQSKVIDVSHLLTPPHRSNRPDHFVIILRGLPGSGKSYLAKLLRDIEVDNGGSAPRIHSMDDYFMTEVEKVEESDSTSSSSARSKRPSVKMVMEYCYEPEVEEAYRSSMLKAFKRTLEDGTFSFVIVDDRNLRVADFAQFWATAKRSGYEAYILEATYKDPTGCAARNVHGITLDQVQQMAQQWEEAPSLYMQLDMKSFTHDLKENGIQEVDMDMEDDFGLPERKSDNSTQSEEKGATEGSYKRESKWEAESGSLTEEVKELSRSKWSNVEEDETENSQSVRRKSKSLSKSNQERKQKGKSVWWGDKGGDAGFSIGATRNMNMPSLVIGPGSGYNLKTNPLSEKERLALADAIGKAKVRVIFQDQLRAERESFKAVFDKRHVRIVTKDDD; encoded by the exons ATGGATAATAATTACAactatcatcaacaacaacaatggcgtCCAGCACCAACACAGCCAAACATATGCCCGATTTGTACAGCGCCGCACTTCCCTTTCTGCCAACCGTATCCTCCTCCATCTTCCTTCCCGCACAACCCTAGCTTTCCTCCTCACTTCAATTCACCTCGTCCTGGACCTCCGGTTCGACCGCAAAGTCACTATCCGCCGTGGCAACCTCCTCACCACGGAAATCAATTGCGACCTTTTGCCGTTGATGGTGATATGGAAGCTGATCGGAGTTTTAAGAGAGCTCGGATTGATGCGATCGGCGGTGGTTCTCCTGGTTACGGTGTTGTTTCTGAGAGTCCTCGGGTCTCATGGGAGAATGAACGGAGATTGAAGATGGTTCGTGATCATGGTTACGGTTTAACTCAGCAGTCTCAGGGAATGAATCATCACTATGGGAGGAGTGATTATAGGAATGGAGTTCAGCAGTTTAATGGTGTagctcatcctcctcctcctccgcctcagCCTCATCATCCCTCTCCGTACGGAGGTTATTTCGGCGGTCCTAATGGTCAGCCCCCTCTTCCGGTTTCTCCACCACCGCCTTTGCCTCCATCTCATTCGCCCTCTCAGCCTTCTTCATTGTTTCCTGTTACTACTAATTCATCTGCAGCGGTcactttatcatcatcatcatcatatcctCGAATGCCAAATGCTTCG CCATCGTCTGTACAATTAGCACCAACTCAGTCAAAAGTGATTGATGTGTCCCATTTGCTGACGCCTCCTCATCGATCTAATCGTCCTGATCACTTTGTAATTATCCTTCGAGGGCTACCAG GTAGTGGGAAGAGTTACTTAGCCAAGTTGTTGCGTGACATTGAGGTAGATAATGGTGGCAGTGCTCCAAGAATCCATTCTATGGATGATTATTTCATGACCGAAGTTGAGAAG GTGGAGGAGAGTGATTCAACTTCTTCAAGCTCTGCTAGAAGCAAAAGACCTAGTGTGAAGATGGTCATGGAATACTGCTACGAACCTGAGGTGGAAGAG GCTTATCGTTCAAGCATGCTGAAGGCTTTTAAGAGGACCCTTGAAGATGGGACCTTCAGCTTTGTAATCG TGGATGACCGCAATCTGCGGGTAGCTGATTTTGCTCAGTTTTGGGCAACAGCAAAG AGATCTGGATATGAAGCTTACATACTAGAAGCAACATACAAGGACCCGACT GGCTGTGCAGCAAGAAACGTGCATGGCATCACACTAGATCAAGTACAGCAGATGGCACAACAATGGGAAGAAGCTCCATCATTGTATATGCAACTGGATATGAAG TCTTTTACGCATGACCTGAAGGAGAATGGAATCCAAGAg GTGGATATGGACATGGAAGATGATTTTGGACTGCCAGAAAGAAAATCCGATAATAGTACCCAGTCGGAAGAAAAGGGTGCAACAGAGG GCTCTTACAAAAGGGAGAGTAAATGGGAAGCAGAATCTGGCTCTCTTacagaagaagtgaaagaaCTAAGCAGAAGTAAATGGTcaaatgtagaagaagatgaaacagagaacTCTCAGAGTGTGAGacgaaaatcaaaatctctttcCAAGTCAAACCAAGAACGCAAGCAGAAAGGCAAATCTGTTTGGTGGGGAGATAAG GGTGGAGACGCGGGTTTTTCAATTGGTGCGACAAGGAATATGAACATGCCATCTTTAGTTATAGGCCCGGGGTCAGGATACAACTTGAAAACGAATCCTCTGTCGGAAAAAGAGAGGCTTGCACTAGCTGATGCTATTGGAAAAGCAAAGGTAAGAGTAATTTTCCAGGATCAGCTTAGAGCAGAGCGTGAGTCTTTCAAAGCTGTTTTTGACAAGAGACATGTACGAATCGTTACAAAGGACGACGATTAA
- the LOC104726876 gene encoding uncharacterized protein LOC104726876 isoform X1 yields MDNNYNYHQQQQWRPAPTQPNICPICTAPHFPFCQPYPPPSSFPHNPSFPPHFNSPRPGPPVRPQSHYPPWQPPHHGNQLRPFAVDGDMEADRSFKRARIDAIGGGSPGYGVVSESPRVSWENERRLKMVRDHGYGLTQQSQGMNHHYGRSDYRNGVQQFNGVAHPPPPPPQPHHPSPYGGYFGGPNGQPPLPVSPPPPLPPSHSPSQPSSLFPVTTNSSAAVTLSSSSSYPRMPNASPSSVQLAPTQSKVIDVSHLLTPPHRSNRPDHFVIILRGLPGSGKSYLAKLLRDIEVDNGGSAPRIHSMDDYFMTEVEKVEESDSTSSSSARSKRPSVKMVMEYCYEPEVEEAYRSSMLKAFKRTLEDGTFSFVIVCFLELTVSCWYMSLILVDDRNLRVADFAQFWATAKRSGYEAYILEATYKDPTGCAARNVHGITLDQVQQMAQQWEEAPSLYMQLDMKSFTHDLKENGIQEVDMDMEDDFGLPERKSDNSTQSEEKGATEGSYKRESKWEAESGSLTEEVKELSRSKWSNVEEDETENSQSVRRKSKSLSKSNQERKQKGKSVWWGDKGGDAGFSIGATRNMNMPSLVIGPGSGYNLKTNPLSEKERLALADAIGKAKVRVIFQDQLRAERESFKAVFDKRHVRIVTKDDD; encoded by the exons ATGGATAATAATTACAactatcatcaacaacaacaatggcgtCCAGCACCAACACAGCCAAACATATGCCCGATTTGTACAGCGCCGCACTTCCCTTTCTGCCAACCGTATCCTCCTCCATCTTCCTTCCCGCACAACCCTAGCTTTCCTCCTCACTTCAATTCACCTCGTCCTGGACCTCCGGTTCGACCGCAAAGTCACTATCCGCCGTGGCAACCTCCTCACCACGGAAATCAATTGCGACCTTTTGCCGTTGATGGTGATATGGAAGCTGATCGGAGTTTTAAGAGAGCTCGGATTGATGCGATCGGCGGTGGTTCTCCTGGTTACGGTGTTGTTTCTGAGAGTCCTCGGGTCTCATGGGAGAATGAACGGAGATTGAAGATGGTTCGTGATCATGGTTACGGTTTAACTCAGCAGTCTCAGGGAATGAATCATCACTATGGGAGGAGTGATTATAGGAATGGAGTTCAGCAGTTTAATGGTGTagctcatcctcctcctcctccgcctcagCCTCATCATCCCTCTCCGTACGGAGGTTATTTCGGCGGTCCTAATGGTCAGCCCCCTCTTCCGGTTTCTCCACCACCGCCTTTGCCTCCATCTCATTCGCCCTCTCAGCCTTCTTCATTGTTTCCTGTTACTACTAATTCATCTGCAGCGGTcactttatcatcatcatcatcatatcctCGAATGCCAAATGCTTCG CCATCGTCTGTACAATTAGCACCAACTCAGTCAAAAGTGATTGATGTGTCCCATTTGCTGACGCCTCCTCATCGATCTAATCGTCCTGATCACTTTGTAATTATCCTTCGAGGGCTACCAG GTAGTGGGAAGAGTTACTTAGCCAAGTTGTTGCGTGACATTGAGGTAGATAATGGTGGCAGTGCTCCAAGAATCCATTCTATGGATGATTATTTCATGACCGAAGTTGAGAAG GTGGAGGAGAGTGATTCAACTTCTTCAAGCTCTGCTAGAAGCAAAAGACCTAGTGTGAAGATGGTCATGGAATACTGCTACGAACCTGAGGTGGAAGAG GCTTATCGTTCAAGCATGCTGAAGGCTTTTAAGAGGACCCTTGAAGATGGGACCTTCAGCTTTGTAATCG TTTGTTTTCTGGAATTGACCGTTTCTTGCTGGTATATGTCGCTCATCTTAGTGGATGACCGCAATCTGCGGGTAGCTGATTTTGCTCAGTTTTGGGCAACAGCAAAG AGATCTGGATATGAAGCTTACATACTAGAAGCAACATACAAGGACCCGACT GGCTGTGCAGCAAGAAACGTGCATGGCATCACACTAGATCAAGTACAGCAGATGGCACAACAATGGGAAGAAGCTCCATCATTGTATATGCAACTGGATATGAAG TCTTTTACGCATGACCTGAAGGAGAATGGAATCCAAGAg GTGGATATGGACATGGAAGATGATTTTGGACTGCCAGAAAGAAAATCCGATAATAGTACCCAGTCGGAAGAAAAGGGTGCAACAGAGG GCTCTTACAAAAGGGAGAGTAAATGGGAAGCAGAATCTGGCTCTCTTacagaagaagtgaaagaaCTAAGCAGAAGTAAATGGTcaaatgtagaagaagatgaaacagagaacTCTCAGAGTGTGAGacgaaaatcaaaatctctttcCAAGTCAAACCAAGAACGCAAGCAGAAAGGCAAATCTGTTTGGTGGGGAGATAAG GGTGGAGACGCGGGTTTTTCAATTGGTGCGACAAGGAATATGAACATGCCATCTTTAGTTATAGGCCCGGGGTCAGGATACAACTTGAAAACGAATCCTCTGTCGGAAAAAGAGAGGCTTGCACTAGCTGATGCTATTGGAAAAGCAAAGGTAAGAGTAATTTTCCAGGATCAGCTTAGAGCAGAGCGTGAGTCTTTCAAAGCTGTTTTTGACAAGAGACATGTACGAATCGTTACAAAGGACGACGATTAA